Proteins encoded by one window of Deltaproteobacteria bacterium:
- a CDS encoding MinD/ParA family protein — MTRNRKAEAEHTTEPEARPVRAISITSGKGGVGKTNIAANLAIALARQGQEVLVWDADLGLANIDVILGLNALYNINHLLNGEKNLEEIIIQGPSGIKIMPASSGVQEMANLGEGQKMRLLSEFDNYNADLNFLLIDTGAGISSNVMYFNMAAQDRIIVVTPEPTSITDAYALIKVMTTKYNTKKFQILINLVASSREAKDVFTLLSAVADKYLTSISLDYLGFIPKDEYIPKAILKQQAVLDLYPSADCSKYFNNLAKRILSTPADTGLDGNIKFLWKRMLQI; from the coding sequence ATGACGCGAAACCGGAAAGCAGAAGCTGAGCACACCACCGAACCAGAAGCCAGGCCTGTGCGGGCCATCTCGATCACCAGCGGCAAAGGCGGAGTAGGCAAAACCAACATCGCAGCCAACCTGGCCATCGCTCTGGCCAGACAAGGGCAGGAAGTCCTGGTTTGGGACGCTGATCTGGGGCTGGCCAACATTGACGTCATCCTGGGCCTCAATGCGCTGTATAATATCAACCATCTCCTTAACGGAGAAAAAAACCTGGAAGAAATTATCATCCAAGGACCGAGCGGTATCAAAATAATGCCAGCCAGCTCCGGGGTCCAGGAGATGGCCAATCTGGGCGAAGGGCAAAAGATGAGACTGCTCAGCGAGTTCGATAACTATAACGCTGACCTGAACTTCCTCCTGATTGACACCGGCGCCGGAATCAGCTCGAATGTCATGTACTTCAACATGGCGGCTCAGGACCGCATCATCGTGGTTACCCCGGAGCCGACTTCGATCACCGACGCCTATGCCCTCATAAAAGTCATGACCACCAAATATAATACCAAGAAATTCCAGATTCTGATCAACCTGGTTGCAAGTTCCAGGGAAGCCAAGGACGTTTTTACATTGCTCAGTGCGGTGGCAGACAAGTATCTGACCTCCATCTCACTGGACTACCTCGGCTTTATCCCTAAAGATGAATATATCCCAAAGGCAATATTAAAACAGCAGGCGGTGCTGGACCTGTACCCTTCAGCTGATTGCAGTAAGTATTTCAACAACCTGGCTAAACGGATACTCAGCACCCCGGCAGATACCGGCCTGGATGGAAACATCAAATTCTTATGGAAGAGGATGTTGCAGATTTAA